The genomic interval ACTACCTTGAGGACAGTTATTCGTCTGGCAATCGCCGTACTGCGTGCCAATTACGGTTGCGCCGTTTATGGAGTTGGAGAAACAGCCGAAGTAGTTATCGAAGGTGTGGTTCTCCTCCATAATAACGACGACATGCTGAATTGGACTTGTTTGAGCATGTGACGGCTTCGAGGGGAAGGCATTGATGGCAATGATCGCGCCGACACCGATCAGTGTGGCAGCAAAGACTGGAGATTTGCGAAGTTGCCCGAACTTGGCGAAGGTGGACAATACGCTCTGCATATGACATGTTTAACATGGCTCGTACAGCAAGTCAAATCTTGCAGCATATGCGACTAAACTCGCGCCCATATAGGGCCTAGGGGTGTGTCCTTGATTATCAGATGATCATCTTGAAGCTCGTCTCTGATCTCGTCAGCTCTACGGTAGTCGCCGCTTTGGCGTGCTTCCTCTCGCTCATTAATCAGCATCTTCTGCTGGTCAGTAATATCGTGAGTAGCGAGCAGGTTAAGGCCCAGTAGTTCGTCGATCACTCGTAGAAAGTCGAGAAGATTGCTTTTGGACGGATACTGCCCCGCTTCGAGCTGAGATTCGATTTCGCTGAGAGTGGCCAAGGCTTTCGGAGTTCCCAGATCGTCGCTAAGCGCAGCAACGATCTTATCAAGCTGTCCACTTAGACCCAACGGATGGCCCTCGCCGGAGAGCTGGAAACGTAGGTCGGCTACGGCCTGCAGACGGAGCCGGCGCGTCCGAGCGGCCCCCATCCCCTGCCAGGTAAAGTCGGCCTGGCTGCGGTAGTGGGTTTGAAGAACGAACATGCGAAAGTCGAGTGGATCAAAGCCGTGTTCTTTAACATCCTGCAGTGTGTAGCTGTTACCAAGGCTCTTGCTTAGCTTAGTGCCATCGACGGTGATGAAGTTACCGTGAAGCCAGTAGCGGACAAACTGCTTGCCGGTAACTGCTTCACTCTGGGCGATCTCGTTAGGGTGG from Candidatus Saccharimonadales bacterium carries:
- a CDS encoding cysteine--tRNA ligase, producing the protein PKDTKRDMEWESPWGRGFPGWHIECSAMSMRYLGETIDIHTGGIDHLPVHHPNEIAQSEAVTGKQFVRYWLHGNFITVDGTKLSKSLGNSYTLQDVKEHGFDPLDFRMFVLQTHYRSQADFTWQGMGAARTRRLRLQAVADLRFQLSGEGHPLGLSGQLDKIVAALSDDLGTPKALATLSEIESQLEAGQYPSKSNLLDFLRVIDELLGLNLLATHDITDQQKMLINEREEARQSGDYRRADEIRDELQDDHLIIKDTPLGPIWARV